From Halobacterium sp. R2-5, the proteins below share one genomic window:
- the mutL gene encoding DNA mismatch repair endonuclease MutL, with protein MTGGDRIRELDDATVAQIAAGEVVERPASVVKELVENSLDAGAASVDVTVERGGRDRIVVADDARGMTGEDLRTAVRQHTTSKLSDASELEAVATLGFRGEALYTIGSVSRMTVTTRARDAGDSGSTLTVEHGEIGDVRPAGRPAGTTVEVADLFAETPARRKYLKRPATEFAHVNRAVTRYALANPEVAVSLTHDGREVFATTGTGDVRDAALAVYGREVAQSLVPVEATSEGPVERVHGYVSEPETTRSTREYLATYVNGRSVRDSVLREAVLDAYGGQLAADRYPFTVLFVETEGVDANVHPRKMEVRFEQEDAVRAAVEDAVRDALLDAGIVRSQAPRGTSKPGDAAISPASDDDQSSVQTPARGRDANTGAAAGDSTTGAESSRASTERQARATDSLAGDEPESTERKPSASEPTRDASTSDNDTSERASTRSSFDAPTENARLTETSSAEDDGATGDFDSLPELRVLGQLAETYVVAESDDGLVLVDQHAADERVHYERLQEQVGGASQALVSPVELELTAGEAAVFDAAVEALRALGFDAERSERTARVTAVPAVLADVLDPELARDVLADFVADAGGDPVADAADELLADLACRPAVTGNTSLTEGSVVSLLDALDGCENPYACPHGRPTLIRVDADELAERFERDYPGHGGRRREDGGN; from the coding sequence ATGACAGGCGGCGACCGCATCCGCGAGCTCGACGACGCGACCGTGGCCCAGATCGCCGCGGGCGAGGTCGTCGAACGGCCCGCGAGCGTGGTGAAGGAGCTCGTGGAGAACAGCCTCGACGCGGGCGCCGCGAGCGTCGACGTCACGGTCGAGCGCGGCGGCCGAGACCGGATCGTGGTCGCGGACGACGCCCGCGGGATGACCGGCGAGGACCTCCGGACGGCGGTCCGCCAGCACACGACGAGCAAGCTCAGCGACGCCAGCGAGCTGGAAGCCGTGGCGACGCTAGGGTTCCGCGGCGAAGCCCTCTACACCATCGGCTCCGTCTCGCGGATGACGGTGACGACGCGCGCCCGGGACGCGGGCGACTCGGGCTCGACGCTCACCGTCGAACACGGCGAGATTGGGGACGTGCGGCCCGCTGGCCGACCTGCGGGGACGACCGTCGAAGTCGCGGACTTGTTCGCGGAGACGCCGGCGCGCCGGAAGTACCTCAAACGGCCGGCGACGGAGTTCGCGCACGTCAACCGCGCGGTGACGCGGTACGCGCTCGCGAACCCCGAGGTCGCGGTGTCGCTGACCCACGACGGACGAGAGGTATTCGCGACGACCGGCACCGGGGACGTGCGGGACGCGGCGCTGGCGGTGTACGGCCGCGAGGTCGCGCAGTCGCTCGTTCCAGTCGAAGCGACCTCCGAGGGTCCCGTGGAGCGCGTCCACGGCTACGTCTCGGAGCCGGAGACGACGCGCTCGACCCGCGAGTACCTCGCGACGTACGTGAACGGCCGGTCGGTCCGGGACTCGGTGCTCCGCGAGGCCGTCCTCGACGCGTACGGCGGCCAGCTCGCCGCGGACCGCTACCCGTTCACCGTGCTGTTCGTGGAGACCGAGGGCGTGGACGCGAACGTCCATCCCCGGAAGATGGAGGTCCGCTTCGAGCAGGAAGACGCCGTGCGGGCGGCCGTCGAGGACGCGGTCCGGGACGCGCTGCTCGATGCGGGCATCGTGCGCTCGCAGGCGCCCCGCGGGACGTCGAAGCCCGGCGACGCGGCGATTTCACCGGCGAGCGACGACGACCAGTCGTCGGTGCAGACGCCAGCCCGGGGGCGGGACGCGAACACAGGTGCAGCGGCGGGCGACAGTACCACGGGGGCGGAATCGAGCCGCGCGAGCACGGAACGGCAGGCGCGCGCGACGGACTCGCTGGCGGGGGACGAGCCCGAGTCGACCGAGCGGAAGCCGAGCGCGAGCGAGCCGACGCGAGACGCGTCGACGAGCGATAACGACACCAGCGAGCGCGCGAGCACTCGTTCGTCGTTCGACGCACCGACGGAGAACGCCCGGCTCACCGAGACCAGCAGCGCGGAGGACGACGGCGCGACGGGCGACTTCGACTCGCTGCCGGAACTTCGCGTGCTCGGTCAGCTGGCGGAGACGTACGTGGTCGCGGAGAGCGACGACGGGCTCGTGCTCGTCGACCAGCACGCGGCCGACGAGCGCGTCCACTACGAGCGCCTCCAGGAGCAGGTCGGCGGCGCGTCGCAGGCGCTCGTCTCGCCGGTCGAACTGGAGCTGACGGCGGGCGAGGCGGCGGTCTTCGACGCCGCTGTCGAAGCGTTGCGGGCGCTCGGGTTCGACGCGGAGCGCTCGGAGCGGACGGCGCGCGTGACGGCGGTGCCGGCGGTGCTGGCGGACGTCCTCGACCCCGAACTGGCGCGGGACGTGCTCGCGGACTTCGTCGCGGACGCGGGCGGCGACCCGGTCGCGGACGCCGCCGACGAGCTGCTCGCCGATCTGGCGTGCCGGCCCGCGGTGACGGGGAACACGTCGCTGACGGAGGGGTCGGTGGTGTCGCTGCTGGACGCGCTGGACGGCTGCGAGAACCCGTACGCGTGCCCGCACGGCCGGCCGACGCTGATTCGCGTGGACGCCGACGAGCTCGCCGAGCGCTTCGAGCGGGACTACCCCGGACACGGCGGCCGGCGGCGGGAAGACGGCGGGAACTAA
- a CDS encoding FAD-dependent oxidoreductase yields MSTFVVVGGDAAGMSAASKAKRDDPDLDVVVFEKGEWVSYGACGLPYYVKGEIQSLDDLVSVTPEEFREERDVDLRTGHEVVDVDPESRVVTAQSDDGELRQEYDHLLVATGAEAVTPSIEGMDREGVYTLGSMSDGRDLREYVGRARSDEDLQQPDRGPACQFLETCNGPVGIVGGGYIGVEMAEAIAANGFEVHLFQRGDRILKEFSEATSEAVLDHLRDEDVAVYLGEEVEGLAGRDRVEAVVTGDGRVPVEMVLVGTGVRPRTDLAEDAGIELGETGAIATDAYRETNVPDVYAAGDCAEAEHVVTGEPAHVPLALTANRHGRAVGKTVAGEPTEGGRVAGTAAVKAFEMEAARTGVLDHERAREAGFEPMTETIDAKSRAGYYPEGGTVRVTLTVDRPSGRVLGGSLASEYGEGAVHRSHALVGAVTEGVAVDELSNYDLAYAPPFNTTWDPVLTAAKVVDGKR; encoded by the coding sequence GTGTCAACGTTCGTCGTCGTCGGCGGTGACGCCGCCGGCATGTCCGCCGCCAGCAAAGCGAAACGGGACGACCCCGACCTCGACGTCGTCGTCTTCGAGAAGGGCGAGTGGGTGTCGTACGGCGCCTGCGGGCTGCCGTACTACGTCAAGGGCGAGATCCAGTCCCTCGACGACCTCGTGTCGGTCACGCCCGAGGAGTTCCGCGAGGAGCGTGACGTCGACCTCCGGACCGGCCACGAGGTCGTCGACGTCGACCCCGAGAGCCGAGTCGTCACGGCGCAGAGTGACGACGGGGAGCTGCGACAGGAGTACGACCACCTGCTCGTCGCGACCGGGGCGGAAGCGGTCACGCCGTCCATTGAGGGGATGGACCGCGAGGGCGTCTACACGCTCGGGTCGATGTCGGACGGGCGCGACCTCCGGGAGTACGTCGGCCGGGCGCGCTCCGACGAGGACCTCCAGCAGCCCGACCGCGGGCCGGCGTGCCAGTTCCTCGAGACGTGCAACGGGCCCGTGGGAATCGTCGGCGGCGGGTACATCGGCGTGGAGATGGCGGAGGCGATCGCGGCCAACGGCTTCGAGGTCCACCTGTTCCAGCGCGGCGACCGCATCCTGAAGGAGTTCAGCGAGGCGACGAGCGAGGCCGTCCTCGACCACCTCCGCGACGAGGACGTCGCGGTCTACCTCGGCGAGGAAGTCGAGGGACTCGCGGGCCGCGACCGGGTCGAGGCAGTCGTCACGGGCGACGGGCGCGTCCCGGTGGAGATGGTGCTCGTCGGGACGGGCGTGCGTCCGCGGACCGACCTCGCCGAGGACGCCGGTATCGAACTCGGGGAGACGGGCGCAATTGCGACCGACGCGTACCGGGAGACGAACGTCCCGGACGTGTACGCGGCCGGGGACTGCGCCGAAGCCGAGCACGTCGTCACCGGCGAACCGGCGCACGTGCCGCTGGCGCTGACCGCGAACCGTCACGGGCGAGCGGTCGGGAAGACCGTCGCGGGGGAGCCGACGGAGGGCGGCCGCGTCGCGGGGACGGCGGCGGTCAAAGCGTTCGAGATGGAGGCCGCCCGCACCGGCGTCCTCGACCACGAGCGCGCCCGCGAGGCCGGCTTCGAGCCGATGACCGAAACCATCGACGCGAAGTCCCGCGCCGGCTACTACCCGGAGGGCGGGACCGTACGGGTGACGCTCACCGTCGACCGGCCGTCCGGCCGCGTGCTGGGCGGGAGCCTCGCGTCCGAGTACGGCGAGGGCGCCGTCCACCGGAGCCACGCGCTCGTCGGCGCGGTGACCGAGGGCGTCGCCGTCGACGAGCTCTCGAACTACGACCTCGCGTACGCGCCGCCGTTCAACACGACGTGGGACCCCGTGCTGACCGCCGCGAAAGTGGTCGACGGCAAGCGCTGA
- the mutS gene encoding DNA mismatch repair protein MutS produces MGIVEEFLDLKDGTDADLLAMQVGDFYEFFAEDARTVADVLDLQVSEKSAHGSSYPMAGVPVDDLTPYVATLVERGYRVAIADQIEDGADDIEREITRVATPGTFVDVTGADARYLAAVVRDDAWGLAFVDVTTGQFHVADAETETDVLTELHRFSPEEVLPGPELRSDDDFLGALRERADATLTLHEASAFAPGKAAHSVREQFGDGALDSLGVDSDSPAARAAGAAIDYVAATDAGVLASLTRLQPYRADDHVELDATTQRNLELTATMGGEDDGTLFATLDHTVSAAGGRRLQAWLTRPLRDRAELQRRQAAVGALAEAPLARDALRDVLGGVYDLERLASRAAGGRADATDLLRIRETLAALPEAADALESDPELADSPVTGVLDGVDREAAAGVRAELDAALADDPPKTLREGGLLREGYDDELDELLREAREHEQWLDGLAAREKDRLGVTHLQVDRNKTDGYYIQVGNSETDAVPEEYREVKSLKNSTRYTTEELEERERRILRVEEERGDLEYELFDGLREWVGGHAEALQRVGRALAELDALASLAEHAAANRWVRPELVDGDDLAIEGGRHPVVEQTTEFVPNDAAFGDGRRFLVVTGPNMSGKSTYMRQVALIVLLAQVGSFVPADSARVGLVDGIYTRVGALDELAQGRSTFMVEMQELSRILHAATERSLVILDEVGRGTATYDGISIAWAATEYLHNEVRAKTLFATHYHELTALADHLADVANVHVAAEERNGDVTFLRTVRDGATDRSYGVHVADLAGVPDPVVDRSREVLDRLREEKAVEARGSASEPVQAVFDLESGTFEASGGSDERGVESAADGGEAGGLDPEAREVLDDLRGVDVEETPPVELLSRVQEWQRRLDGE; encoded by the coding sequence ATGGGGATAGTCGAGGAGTTCCTCGACCTGAAAGACGGGACGGACGCGGACCTGCTCGCGATGCAGGTCGGGGACTTCTACGAGTTCTTCGCGGAGGACGCGCGCACGGTCGCGGACGTCCTCGACCTGCAGGTCTCCGAGAAGTCCGCGCACGGGTCGTCGTACCCGATGGCGGGCGTGCCGGTCGACGACCTGACGCCGTACGTCGCGACGCTCGTCGAGCGCGGCTACCGGGTCGCCATCGCGGACCAGATCGAGGACGGCGCCGACGACATCGAGCGCGAAATCACCCGGGTAGCGACGCCCGGGACGTTCGTGGACGTGACCGGCGCGGACGCCCGCTACCTCGCGGCGGTCGTGCGCGACGACGCGTGGGGGCTGGCGTTCGTGGACGTGACCACCGGCCAGTTCCACGTCGCGGACGCCGAGACGGAGACGGACGTGCTGACGGAACTCCATCGCTTCAGCCCCGAGGAGGTGCTGCCCGGGCCGGAGTTGCGCAGCGACGACGACTTCCTCGGCGCGCTCCGCGAGCGGGCGGACGCGACGCTGACGCTGCACGAGGCGTCGGCGTTCGCGCCCGGGAAGGCAGCTCACAGCGTGCGCGAGCAGTTCGGCGACGGCGCGCTCGACAGCCTCGGCGTCGACAGCGACAGCCCCGCGGCCCGGGCGGCGGGCGCGGCAATCGACTACGTCGCGGCGACGGACGCGGGCGTGCTGGCGTCGCTGACGCGGCTCCAGCCGTACCGCGCGGACGACCACGTCGAACTGGACGCGACGACCCAGCGCAACCTCGAACTCACGGCGACGATGGGCGGCGAGGACGACGGAACGCTGTTCGCGACGCTCGACCACACGGTGTCCGCTGCTGGCGGCCGGCGGCTGCAGGCGTGGCTGACGCGCCCGCTGCGGGACCGCGCGGAACTACAGCGCCGGCAGGCGGCGGTGGGCGCGCTCGCCGAAGCCCCGCTCGCGCGAGACGCGCTCCGGGACGTGCTCGGCGGCGTCTACGACCTCGAACGGCTCGCGAGCCGCGCCGCGGGCGGTCGCGCGGACGCGACGGACCTGCTGCGAATCCGGGAGACGCTGGCGGCGCTCCCCGAGGCCGCGGACGCGCTCGAATCCGACCCCGAGCTCGCGGACTCGCCCGTGACGGGGGTGCTAGATGGCGTGGACCGCGAGGCGGCCGCGGGCGTGCGCGCCGAACTGGACGCGGCGCTCGCTGACGACCCGCCGAAGACGCTCCGCGAGGGCGGGCTACTGCGCGAGGGCTACGACGACGAGCTAGACGAACTACTCCGAGAAGCCCGCGAGCACGAGCAGTGGCTCGACGGGCTCGCCGCCCGCGAGAAGGACCGACTCGGCGTCACGCACCTGCAGGTCGACCGGAACAAGACCGACGGCTACTACATCCAAGTGGGAAACTCCGAGACCGACGCGGTCCCCGAGGAGTACCGCGAGGTGAAGTCGCTGAAGAACTCCACGCGGTACACCACCGAGGAACTGGAGGAGCGCGAGCGCCGGATTCTGCGCGTCGAGGAGGAGCGCGGCGACCTCGAATACGAACTGTTCGACGGCCTCCGCGAGTGGGTGGGCGGACACGCGGAAGCGCTCCAGCGCGTCGGGCGCGCGCTCGCGGAACTGGACGCGCTCGCGAGCCTCGCCGAGCACGCCGCCGCGAACCGCTGGGTTCGCCCGGAACTCGTAGACGGCGACGACCTCGCAATCGAGGGCGGCCGCCACCCCGTGGTCGAGCAGACCACGGAGTTCGTCCCGAACGACGCCGCGTTCGGCGACGGGCGGCGGTTCCTCGTCGTCACGGGTCCGAACATGAGCGGGAAGTCGACGTACATGCGCCAGGTCGCGCTCATCGTGTTGCTCGCGCAGGTCGGGAGCTTCGTGCCAGCGGACAGCGCCCGCGTCGGGCTCGTGGACGGCATCTACACGCGCGTCGGCGCGCTCGACGAACTCGCGCAGGGCCGCTCGACGTTCATGGTGGAGATGCAGGAGCTGAGCCGCATCCTCCACGCCGCGACCGAGCGCTCGCTCGTGATTCTGGACGAGGTCGGCCGCGGCACGGCGACCTACGACGGCATCTCCATCGCGTGGGCGGCTACCGAATATCTGCACAACGAGGTCCGTGCGAAGACCCTGTTCGCGACCCACTACCACGAGCTGACGGCGCTCGCGGACCACCTCGCGGACGTCGCGAACGTCCACGTGGCGGCGGAGGAGCGGAACGGCGACGTGACGTTCCTGCGGACGGTGCGGGACGGCGCGACGGACCGCTCGTACGGCGTCCACGTCGCCGACCTCGCGGGCGTCCCCGACCCGGTCGTGGACCGCTCGCGGGAGGTGCTCGACCGGCTGCGCGAGGAGAAGGCGGTCGAAGCGCGCGGCTCCGCGAGCGAACCCGTGCAGGCGGTGTTCGACCTCGAATCCGGGACGTTCGAGGCGAGCGGCGGGAGCGACGAACGGGGCGTCGAGAGTGCCGCGGACGGCGGCGAGGCCGGCGGGCTCGACCCCGAGGCCCGGGAGGTGCTCGACGACCTGCGGGGCGTGGACGTCGAGGAGACGCCGCCGGTGGAACTGCTCTCGCGCGTGCAGGAGTGGCAGCGGCGGCTGGACGGGGAGTGA
- a CDS encoding AIR synthase-related protein has translation MDSGKASRRFFEDHVAGRTGADRGDVRLGPTYGADFGVVDVGDSVVAMATDPVFVLRDLGLERAAWFAFHICVSDVSLSGLPPAHLAVNLNLPPDTSTETFDAVWEVFDREAEKLGTSLTTGHTGTYEGCSFPTVGAATALSVGDRADLVVPTGSRPGDRVVVTKGPAIETTGLLGVLFGDDLPIGEDAAAAARERFEDVSPVRDALTAAAAGRVTAMHDATERGLANAFHELAAAGGVSLAVERDRVPVLPGVREVCEYFDIDPWTSSSEGTVVATVAPGDVDAVLAALDSEGVPAAEVGRVEEAGGARVTADGDPLPEPESDPLWAAYQTGRERFRGE, from the coding sequence ATGGACTCCGGGAAGGCGAGCCGGCGGTTCTTCGAGGACCACGTCGCCGGGCGGACGGGCGCGGACCGCGGGGACGTCCGGCTCGGTCCGACGTACGGCGCGGACTTCGGCGTCGTGGACGTCGGCGATAGCGTGGTCGCGATGGCGACCGACCCCGTGTTCGTGCTCCGCGACCTCGGCCTGGAGCGGGCGGCGTGGTTCGCGTTCCACATCTGCGTCAGCGACGTCTCGCTCTCCGGGCTGCCGCCCGCACATCTCGCGGTGAACCTCAATCTCCCGCCGGACACGAGCACTGAGACGTTCGACGCCGTCTGGGAAGTGTTCGACCGGGAGGCCGAGAAACTGGGGACGAGCCTGACGACCGGCCACACGGGCACCTACGAGGGCTGTTCGTTCCCGACCGTGGGCGCCGCGACAGCCCTCTCGGTCGGCGACCGGGCGGACCTCGTGGTGCCGACTGGCTCGCGGCCGGGCGACCGCGTCGTCGTCACGAAGGGACCAGCAATCGAGACGACCGGGCTGCTCGGCGTGCTGTTCGGCGACGACCTCCCCATCGGCGAGGACGCCGCTGCCGCCGCCCGGGAACGCTTCGAGGACGTCAGCCCCGTACGAGACGCGCTCACGGCGGCGGCCGCCGGGCGCGTGACCGCGATGCACGACGCGACCGAGCGCGGCCTTGCGAACGCGTTCCACGAGCTCGCGGCCGCCGGCGGCGTCTCGCTGGCGGTCGAGCGCGACCGCGTACCCGTCCTCCCGGGCGTGCGCGAGGTCTGCGAGTACTTCGATATCGACCCGTGGACGTCGTCCAGCGAGGGCACGGTCGTCGCGACGGTCGCACCCGGGGACGTCGACGCGGTGCTGGCGGCGCTCGACAGCGAGGGCGTCCCGGCCGCCGAGGTCGGCAGAGTCGAAGAAGCGGGCGGCGCGCGCGTCACGGCGGACGGCGACCCGCTCCCGGAGCCCGAGTCCGACCCGCTGTGGGCCGCCTACCAGACCGGCCGCGAGCGCTTCCGGGGCGAGTAG
- the psmA gene encoding archaeal proteasome endopeptidase complex subunit alpha codes for MQGQNQQQAYDRGITIFSPDGRLYQVEYAREAVKRGTASIGVRTEDGVVLVVDKRTRSPLLEGSSVEKLHKVDDHVGAASAGHVADARKLIDHARQQSQVERVRYDEPIGVRTLTKEVTDHIQQYTQVGGARPFGVALLIAGVSDGEPRLFETDPSGTSNEWKAVAIGSDRSAIQEFLEDNYEEGLSLDDGVDLALRALGEGREDDLSPEGVGVATVDAETGLFRELETEETAEHLDDLE; via the coding sequence ATGCAGGGTCAGAACCAGCAGCAGGCCTACGACCGCGGTATCACGATCTTCTCGCCGGACGGCCGCCTCTACCAGGTGGAGTACGCGCGGGAAGCGGTCAAGCGAGGCACCGCCAGTATCGGCGTCCGCACCGAGGACGGCGTCGTCCTCGTCGTCGACAAGCGCACCCGGTCGCCGCTCCTCGAGGGCTCCAGCGTCGAGAAGCTCCACAAGGTCGACGACCACGTCGGCGCCGCCAGCGCCGGCCACGTCGCCGACGCCCGGAAGCTCATCGACCACGCGCGCCAGCAGTCCCAGGTCGAGCGCGTGCGCTACGACGAGCCCATCGGCGTCCGCACGCTCACGAAGGAGGTCACCGACCACATCCAGCAGTACACGCAGGTCGGGGGCGCGCGGCCGTTCGGCGTCGCGCTCCTCATCGCGGGCGTCTCCGACGGCGAGCCCCGCCTCTTCGAGACGGACCCGTCGGGCACCTCGAACGAGTGGAAGGCCGTCGCCATCGGTTCGGACCGCTCCGCGATCCAGGAGTTCCTCGAGGACAACTACGAGGAGGGCCTGTCGCTGGACGACGGCGTCGACCTCGCGCTCCGCGCGCTCGGCGAGGGCCGCGAGGACGACCTCTCCCCGGAGGGCGTCGGCGTCGCCACCGTGGACGCCGAGACCGGGCTGTTCCGCGAACTCGAGACCGAGGAGACCGCCGAACACCTCGACGACCTCGAGTAA
- a CDS encoding thioredoxin family protein produces MSTESQQSAQKPIRVADGDELREVLDEHDRVLVDFWTKGCSLCQAIEPVLGNVARETGITVAMANPGDDIALVDEWNVRSAPTLVLVEDGEEVGRLAEGFQGGDDIEAFLDEHLD; encoded by the coding sequence ATGAGTACAGAGTCACAGCAGAGCGCACAGAAGCCGATTCGCGTCGCCGACGGCGACGAACTCCGCGAAGTCCTCGACGAGCACGACCGTGTGCTCGTGGACTTCTGGACGAAGGGCTGCTCGCTCTGTCAGGCGATCGAGCCCGTGCTGGGCAACGTCGCCCGCGAAACGGGCATCACGGTCGCGATGGCCAACCCTGGCGACGACATCGCGCTCGTCGACGAGTGGAACGTCCGGAGCGCGCCGACGCTCGTGCTCGTCGAGGACGGCGAAGAAGTCGGGCGGCTCGCCGAGGGGTTCCAGGGCGGCGACGACATCGAGGCGTTCCTCGACGAGCACCTCGACTGA
- a CDS encoding DNA-directed RNA polymerase subunit epsilon has product MSADGGDHVRWETRDERRVENRPGSGALSRAEAQRDTTVRKWGVVSPSATVIGRAESPDADLSESIRRLHEERHTATEGHSRRTHYLDRLRTTQALCNAVDVTPWQRDVALGVMGNIDLREFGSQRAIEKVALVVIRHVVDVDRRRYFGIDDLDPGDLDADRMNDLYERYRSHDVTDEPAFAELAERYGLDKTSLNRLRRVLKEQLGDGLPAFGRDPNRDPHLPDVTERDVPEEPASDD; this is encoded by the coding sequence ATGAGTGCAGACGGAGGCGACCACGTCCGCTGGGAGACCCGCGACGAGCGCCGCGTCGAGAACCGGCCGGGTTCGGGCGCGCTCTCCCGGGCGGAGGCCCAGCGCGACACCACGGTCCGAAAGTGGGGCGTCGTCTCCCCGAGCGCGACCGTCATCGGGCGCGCGGAGTCCCCGGACGCGGACCTCTCGGAGAGCATCCGGCGGCTCCACGAGGAGCGCCACACCGCGACCGAGGGCCACAGCCGCCGCACCCACTACCTCGACCGCCTGCGCACGACGCAGGCGCTCTGTAACGCCGTGGACGTGACGCCGTGGCAGCGCGACGTCGCGCTCGGCGTGATGGGCAACATCGACCTCAGGGAGTTCGGCAGCCAGCGCGCCATCGAGAAGGTCGCGCTCGTGGTCATCCGCCACGTCGTCGACGTCGACCGCCGCCGGTACTTCGGCATCGACGACCTCGACCCCGGCGACCTCGACGCCGACCGCATGAACGACCTCTACGAGCGCTATCGCAGCCACGACGTCACCGACGAGCCCGCGTTCGCGGAGCTCGCCGAGCGCTACGGCCTCGACAAGACGAGCCTCAACCGGCTGCGTCGCGTGCTCAAAGAACAGCTAGGCGACGGGCTGCCGGCGTTCGGCCGGGACCCGAACCGCGACCCCCACCTCCCGGACGTCACCGAGCGTGACGTCCCCGAGGAGCCGGCGAGCGACGACTAG
- a CDS encoding DsbA family protein yields MSDAEAITVYSDYVCPFCYLGRQSLSTYQDEREEELNVDWHPFDLRAQKRGPDGEIDHDVDDGKDDEYFEQARENVERLREEYGADEMVMDFSRDVDSLDAQAASLYVREEHPEQWLEFDVAIFEALWENGRDIGDVDVLAELAADVGLDADELREVVETEQYHDELRERFREAREHGVTGVPTFAYDGYAARGAVPPSQLRRLVEGE; encoded by the coding sequence ATGAGCGACGCCGAAGCTATCACGGTGTACTCGGACTACGTCTGCCCGTTCTGCTACCTCGGCCGACAGTCGCTGTCGACGTACCAGGACGAGCGCGAGGAAGAACTCAACGTCGACTGGCATCCCTTCGATCTGCGCGCCCAGAAGCGCGGGCCGGACGGCGAGATCGACCACGACGTCGACGACGGCAAGGACGACGAGTACTTCGAGCAGGCCCGCGAGAACGTCGAGCGCCTCCGCGAGGAGTACGGCGCCGACGAGATGGTGATGGACTTCTCCCGCGACGTGGACTCGCTGGACGCGCAGGCGGCGTCGCTGTACGTCCGCGAGGAGCACCCCGAGCAGTGGCTGGAGTTCGACGTCGCGATCTTCGAGGCGCTCTGGGAGAACGGCCGCGACATCGGCGACGTGGACGTGCTCGCGGAGCTCGCGGCCGACGTCGGCCTCGACGCCGACGAGCTCCGCGAGGTCGTCGAGACCGAGCAGTACCACGACGAGCTCCGCGAGCGGTTCCGTGAGGCGCGCGAGCACGGCGTCACGGGCGTGCCGACGTTCGCGTACGACGGCTACGCGGCCCGCGGCGCCGTCCCGCCGTCCCAGCTCCGGCGGCTCGTGGAAGGCGAGTAA
- the nucS gene encoding endonuclease NucS, protein MTRALSNPDAARAAEFAADARSGGLAVSLVGECATVFEGRAERRLPAGVRSVLWKPDDTVLVHGATGRDPDAWASGGGVDVEATDGSLELRCGDGDAADALTVRLDAVHHAAAFDPADADAEVSGTESDLKERVLANPDLVEPGFRPRSTERETPAGPVDVYGRGRDGAVVVVELKARRAGPSAASQLERYVNALRRDLHADADVRGVLVAPEVTEKTRRLLAESGLAFSAVS, encoded by the coding sequence GTGACTCGCGCGCTCTCGAACCCCGACGCTGCCCGCGCGGCCGAGTTCGCCGCGGACGCCCGCAGCGGCGGCCTCGCGGTCTCGCTCGTCGGCGAGTGCGCAACCGTCTTCGAGGGACGCGCCGAGCGCCGGCTCCCCGCGGGCGTCCGGAGCGTCCTCTGGAAGCCCGACGACACGGTGCTCGTCCACGGCGCGACGGGCCGCGACCCCGACGCGTGGGCGTCCGGCGGCGGCGTCGACGTCGAGGCCACCGACGGCTCTCTCGAACTCCGCTGCGGCGACGGCGACGCCGCGGACGCGCTCACCGTGCGGCTCGACGCCGTCCACCACGCCGCCGCGTTCGACCCGGCGGACGCCGACGCCGAGGTGTCCGGCACCGAGTCCGACCTCAAGGAGCGCGTGCTCGCGAACCCCGACCTCGTCGAACCCGGTTTCCGGCCGCGCAGCACGGAGCGCGAGACGCCCGCCGGTCCCGTGGACGTCTACGGCCGCGGTCGTGACGGCGCCGTGGTCGTCGTCGAACTCAAAGCCCGCCGCGCCGGTCCGTCGGCGGCCTCCCAGCTGGAGCGGTACGTGAACGCGCTCCGCCGCGACCTCCACGCCGACGCCGACGTTCGCGGCGTGCTCGTCGCGCCCGAAGTCACGGAGAAGACTCGCCGCCTGCTCGCCGAGAGCGGGCTCGCTTTCTCTGCCGTGTCGTAG
- a CDS encoding FxLYD domain-containing protein, with product MSVAAASAALAGCTGPGSDESAGAADEADAAAVIVRNAPENPGPYEEGVAPLTNHESEELALENVQFQRAGQKGLVVAGDLTNASDRAFESASVEVTLYDANENQDSILDSASKESTHGELAAGATWQWAATFEEVPEFEIDHYSVAATANYASENG from the coding sequence GTGAGCGTCGCGGCGGCGAGCGCGGCACTGGCCGGCTGTACGGGGCCGGGTTCCGACGAGAGCGCCGGAGCGGCCGACGAGGCGGACGCCGCGGCGGTTATCGTCCGGAACGCCCCCGAGAATCCCGGCCCCTACGAGGAAGGGGTCGCGCCGCTGACGAACCACGAGTCCGAAGAACTGGCCCTCGAGAACGTGCAGTTCCAGCGCGCGGGCCAGAAAGGCCTCGTCGTCGCCGGCGACCTGACGAACGCGTCCGACCGCGCGTTCGAATCAGCCAGCGTCGAGGTGACGCTGTACGACGCGAACGAGAACCAGGACAGCATCCTCGACTCGGCGAGCAAAGAGTCGACCCACGGCGAGCTGGCGGCCGGCGCCACGTGGCAGTGGGCGGCGACCTTCGAGGAGGTGCCCGAGTTCGAAATCGACCACTACAGCGTCGCGGCGACCGCCAACTACGCGTCCGAGAACGGGTAG